One region of Mycobacterium riyadhense genomic DNA includes:
- a CDS encoding CaiB/BaiF CoA transferase family protein — MTPIGPLDGIRVLELGTLIAGPFAGRLLGDMGADVIKIEPPGAPDPLRTWGQAEVDGHHFFWTVHARNKRAVTLDLRRPRGRELFLELVDESDIIVENFRPGTLEKWNLGYDVLSERNPGIVLVRVSGYGQTGPESHKAGYASMAEAASGLRHLNGFPGGPPPRLSVSLGDSLAGMFAAQGALAALYRRGITGQGQVVDVALTEACLAVQDSTIPDYDIAGVVRGPSGTRLEGIAPSNIYRSADGHWVVIAANQDSVFARLCQAMGRPELATDERFANHRARGRNQDELDEIIGDWAAQRKPGEIIETLSAAGVIAGPINTVADVVMDPQLRARGMLVDHYDERIERNVLGPGVVPVLSESPGAVRNSGPARPGQHNDDVYIGLLGKTAVELAELRAEGVL, encoded by the coding sequence ATGACACCTATCGGGCCGCTGGACGGCATCCGGGTGCTCGAACTCGGCACCTTGATCGCCGGTCCGTTCGCCGGCCGACTGCTCGGCGATATGGGCGCCGACGTCATCAAGATCGAACCGCCTGGCGCTCCGGACCCGCTGCGCACCTGGGGCCAGGCCGAAGTCGACGGACACCACTTCTTCTGGACGGTGCACGCCCGCAACAAGCGCGCCGTCACGCTCGACCTGCGCCGGCCACGCGGCCGGGAGCTGTTCCTTGAACTCGTCGACGAATCCGACATCATCGTGGAGAACTTCCGCCCGGGCACGCTGGAGAAATGGAACCTCGGCTACGACGTGCTCAGCGAACGCAACCCGGGCATCGTCCTGGTTCGGGTGTCCGGCTACGGGCAAACCGGACCCGAATCCCACAAGGCCGGTTACGCCTCCATGGCCGAGGCCGCCAGCGGCCTGCGCCACCTCAACGGATTCCCGGGCGGGCCGCCGCCCCGCCTCTCGGTGTCGCTGGGCGACAGCCTCGCGGGCATGTTCGCCGCCCAGGGCGCTCTGGCCGCGCTGTACCGCCGCGGGATCACCGGGCAAGGCCAGGTGGTTGACGTGGCGCTCACTGAAGCCTGCTTGGCGGTCCAGGACTCCACGATCCCGGACTACGACATCGCCGGCGTGGTGCGCGGCCCGTCCGGCACCCGGTTGGAGGGCATCGCGCCCTCCAACATCTACCGCAGTGCCGACGGCCACTGGGTGGTGATCGCAGCCAACCAGGACAGCGTCTTTGCCCGCCTGTGTCAAGCGATGGGCCGCCCAGAGCTGGCCACCGACGAGCGGTTCGCCAACCACCGCGCACGCGGCCGCAACCAGGACGAACTCGACGAGATCATCGGTGATTGGGCCGCGCAACGCAAACCCGGCGAGATCATTGAAACCCTGTCCGCCGCTGGGGTGATCGCCGGGCCAATCAACACGGTTGCCGACGTCGTCATGGATCCTCAGCTGCGGGCCCGCGGGATGTTGGTCGATCACTACGACGAACGCATCGAGCGCAACGTGTTGGGTCCGGGAGTGGTGCCGGTGCTGTCCGAATCACCAGGCGCCGTACGAAATTCCGGGCCCGCGCGGCCGGGACAACACAATGACGACGTCTATATCGGGCTGCTGGGCAAGACGGCCGTGGAACTTGCCGAGCTACGCGCCGAGGGGGTCCTATGA
- a CDS encoding NADPH:quinone oxidoreductase family protein: MRAARVTRLDGPDTVEVAEVDEPTGEGVVVEVHAAGVAFPDALLTRGLYQYRPEPPFVLGAEIAGVVRTAPSGAHVQTGDRVVGLTMLTGGMAEVAVLPPDRVFKLPDNVSFESGAGVLFNDLTVYFALTVRGRLQPGETVLVHGAAGGIGTSALRLASVLGASRVIAVVSSEEKAQIATAAGATDVVLAEGFKDAAKELTGGRGVDIVVDPVGGDRFTDSLRSLAPGGRLLVIGFTGGEIPTVKVNRLLLNNIDVVGVGWGAWAGTHPGALTEQWAALEQLLAAGKLSPPEPVVYPLEEAATAIASLENRSAKGKVVLRVRD; the protein is encoded by the coding sequence ATGCGCGCGGCACGGGTGACTCGACTGGATGGTCCGGACACGGTTGAGGTGGCCGAGGTCGATGAACCCACCGGCGAGGGCGTCGTCGTCGAGGTACACGCCGCCGGGGTGGCTTTCCCCGATGCGCTGCTCACCCGCGGCCTGTACCAGTACCGACCGGAACCGCCGTTCGTGCTCGGGGCCGAGATCGCCGGCGTGGTTCGCACTGCGCCGTCTGGCGCCCATGTGCAAACCGGTGACCGAGTCGTCGGCCTGACCATGCTCACCGGTGGCATGGCTGAGGTTGCGGTGCTGCCACCCGATCGGGTGTTCAAGCTGCCCGACAACGTCAGCTTCGAATCGGGCGCTGGCGTGCTATTCAACGACCTGACCGTCTATTTCGCGCTGACCGTGCGCGGCCGATTGCAACCGGGCGAGACGGTGCTGGTGCACGGCGCCGCCGGAGGGATCGGCACTTCCGCGCTGCGATTGGCGTCGGTGCTCGGGGCGTCCCGCGTCATTGCGGTGGTCAGCTCCGAGGAAAAAGCCCAAATCGCAACCGCCGCCGGGGCAACCGATGTGGTGCTGGCCGAGGGTTTCAAGGACGCGGCCAAGGAGCTAACCGGCGGCCGCGGCGTCGACATCGTGGTCGACCCGGTCGGCGGTGACCGGTTCACCGACTCGCTCCGCTCGCTCGCGCCGGGGGGACGCTTGCTCGTCATCGGTTTCACCGGCGGTGAAATACCGACCGTGAAGGTAAACCGGCTGTTGCTCAACAACATTGACGTGGTTGGTGTCGGCTGGGGCGCCTGGGCCGGGACCCACCCCGGCGCGCTGACCGAGCAGTGGGCCGCACTCGAGCAGCTGCTCGCCGCGGGCAAGCTGTCCCCGCCCGAGCCGGTGGTCTACCCGCTCGAGGAGGCCGCCACCGCGATCGCATCGCTGGAGAATCGCAGCGCCAAAGGGAAAGTCGTGCTGCGCGTTCGCGATTAG
- a CDS encoding acryloyl-CoA reductase, with protein sequence MNTFQALVARQERDRITASVETLTESDLPPGEVTIQVLYSSVNFKDALALTPGGGVVRNYPPTGLVPGIDLTGQVVESRSSDFAVGDSVLAHGYQIGTGHHGGYAEYARLPADQVVPLGALSPRDGAAIGTAGFTAAMSAQALVDWGIKADAGPVVVTGASGGVGSVSVDLLAGAGYQVVASTGKESAAELLKALGAAEVIGRLPADPDAKPRPLAKARWAAAVDCVGGATLADVLSAVDYRGAVAASGLTGGASLHTTVMPFILRGVALLGIDSVQLAIGPRRELWARLGDSLRPRHLDEITSEVDVKDVVGVLDRVRAGAFTGRAVVRVAGGF encoded by the coding sequence ATGAACACGTTTCAAGCGTTGGTGGCGCGCCAAGAGCGCGACCGGATAACGGCATCGGTCGAGACACTCACCGAGTCCGACCTGCCGCCCGGAGAGGTGACGATCCAGGTGCTGTATTCCAGCGTCAACTTCAAGGACGCGCTGGCGCTGACCCCGGGCGGCGGCGTGGTGCGCAACTACCCCCCAACAGGGCTGGTGCCGGGCATCGACCTGACCGGCCAAGTCGTCGAGTCTCGGTCATCGGACTTCGCGGTCGGAGACAGCGTGCTTGCCCACGGTTACCAGATCGGCACCGGCCACCACGGCGGCTACGCCGAATACGCGCGGCTGCCGGCCGATCAGGTGGTGCCGCTGGGCGCGCTCAGTCCGCGTGACGGCGCGGCGATCGGGACCGCCGGCTTCACCGCCGCGATGAGCGCGCAGGCGCTCGTCGACTGGGGCATCAAGGCCGACGCTGGCCCCGTTGTCGTCACCGGCGCCTCCGGCGGCGTCGGCTCGGTCAGCGTGGATCTACTGGCCGGCGCCGGCTACCAGGTGGTGGCATCGACCGGCAAGGAGAGCGCAGCTGAACTACTGAAAGCCCTTGGCGCCGCGGAGGTCATCGGGCGGCTGCCCGCCGATCCCGACGCCAAACCGCGGCCACTGGCCAAGGCGCGCTGGGCGGCCGCGGTGGACTGCGTAGGCGGTGCGACGCTGGCGGATGTGCTTAGCGCCGTCGACTACCGCGGTGCGGTGGCCGCCAGCGGGCTCACCGGTGGCGCGAGCCTGCACACCACGGTGATGCCGTTCATCCTGCGCGGCGTTGCATTGCTGGGCATCGATTCCGTGCAGCTAGCCATCGGTCCGCGACGGGAACTGTGGGCACGGCTCGGCGATTCGTTGCGGCCGCGTCATCTGGACGAGATCACCTCCGAGGTCGACGTCAAGGACGTTGTCGGTGTGCTTGACCGGGTGCGTGCCGGGGCGTTCACTGGCCGGGCTGTGGTGCGGGTCGCCGGCGGATTCTGA
- a CDS encoding oxidoreductase, whose protein sequence is MDSFTFGPLGRFSVARIGFGAMQLPGPGVMGPPRDRDAALAVLRRAVELGVNHIDTAQFYGPDVANQLIREALYPYPENLALVSKVGARRDEAGAWLPVTEPADLRRDLEANLRTLGVDRLAVVNLRLMGGEGPDQLFDDQLSTMIAARDEGLIDGIGLSEITREQLLHALQRTEIACVQNAFNLVHRASTPVLNECTARGIAFVPFFPLGSAFVQSNPVLGNDVIRRAAAQLGRTPAQIALAWTLSVAPNVLLIPGTSSVQHLEENLAVAEIELDDDTREQLNAVAG, encoded by the coding sequence ATGGATTCCTTTACGTTTGGTCCACTTGGGCGCTTTTCGGTGGCCCGCATCGGTTTCGGCGCGATGCAACTGCCCGGTCCCGGTGTGATGGGACCGCCGCGGGATCGCGACGCTGCGCTGGCCGTGCTGCGACGGGCCGTCGAGCTCGGCGTCAACCACATCGACACCGCACAGTTCTACGGGCCGGATGTCGCGAATCAACTGATCCGGGAGGCGCTGTATCCCTATCCGGAGAACCTGGCGCTGGTGAGCAAGGTCGGCGCGCGCCGCGATGAGGCCGGCGCCTGGCTGCCGGTCACCGAACCCGCCGACCTGCGCCGGGATCTGGAAGCCAACCTCCGCACCCTCGGCGTCGACCGGTTGGCGGTGGTCAATCTACGACTGATGGGTGGCGAGGGGCCGGATCAGCTGTTCGACGACCAGCTTTCGACGATGATCGCGGCCCGCGATGAAGGGCTGATCGACGGTATCGGGCTCAGTGAAATCACCCGTGAGCAGCTGCTGCACGCGTTGCAGCGTACCGAAATCGCCTGCGTGCAAAATGCTTTCAACCTAGTCCACCGAGCATCGACTCCGGTGCTGAACGAATGCACGGCGCGTGGCATTGCCTTCGTGCCGTTCTTCCCACTGGGATCGGCATTCGTGCAATCGAACCCGGTGTTGGGGAACGACGTGATTCGGCGGGCGGCCGCACAATTGGGCCGTACGCCGGCTCAGATCGCGTTGGCGTGGACGCTGAGTGTGGCACCCAATGTGTTGCTGATCCCGGGTACCTCGTCGGTACAGCACCTGGAGGAGAACCTCGCCGTCGCGGAAATCGAGCTCGACGACGACACCCGCGAGCAACTGAACGCCGTTGCTGGCTGA
- a CDS encoding nitroreductase/quinone reductase family protein codes for MNDIERGSHAGATVNGLYGLYVRMMRWLGHYRWFSLYVKHIGSKFDLALLRVTRGRLSVMGRALPTMLLTTTGNRTGKQRTVPVFYVLDGKNVVAACENLGLEAASGWPKNLRSDPRARIEIEGTAASYLARPATREEMDRNMPSLITMWPAHDTYLKRGGARYVFVFEPVDVTALREATA; via the coding sequence ATGAATGATATTGAGCGCGGATCGCACGCCGGTGCGACGGTGAACGGGCTCTATGGCCTTTATGTCCGCATGATGCGGTGGCTGGGCCACTATCGTTGGTTCTCGCTGTATGTGAAGCACATTGGTTCGAAATTCGACCTGGCGCTGCTGCGAGTGACTCGGGGCCGGCTATCGGTGATGGGGCGCGCACTGCCCACGATGCTGCTCACCACGACTGGCAACAGGACCGGCAAACAGCGGACGGTTCCGGTGTTCTACGTACTCGACGGCAAGAACGTGGTCGCGGCTTGCGAGAACCTCGGCCTAGAAGCCGCCAGCGGCTGGCCCAAGAACCTGCGTTCTGATCCAAGGGCACGCATCGAGATCGAGGGCACCGCCGCAAGCTACCTGGCTAGGCCTGCCACGCGGGAAGAGATGGACCGCAACATGCCGAGCCTTATCACAATGTGGCCCGCGCATGACACCTACCTCAAGCGCGGGGGTGCACGTTACGTGTTTGTCTTCGAGCCGGTGGACGTGACGGCCCTCAGGGAAGCGACGGCCTGA
- a CDS encoding type I polyketide synthase, with the protein MSRIAIVGIGCRYAGGIDSAESFWDFVVRKGDGVVDIPAERWDYRRYYDPDKRAAERMYTKRAAFLECDPWQFDSDFFGISPREGTTLDPQQRLIMEVAWEALDDAGVAGRVSGRPVGVYVGAFTTDHVINAVSGSALAHVNMHSAASASFTMLSNRLAYALNLKGPALTVDTACSSSLVAFHLACQGISIGDCEMALVGGVNMMLQPETFVTMCKGGFLATDGRCKSFSASADGYGRGEGAGMVLLRKLDDAVRDGDRIYAVVEATGSNQDGRTTAITVPSLDSQEALARSVCERSGIAPHRVTYVEAHGTGTPVGDPVELRALGRVYGAVEGRNEPLPVGSVKSTLGHTEAAAGVASVIKGALAVYHRTLPPQGWFEDPNPDIPFDDLRIAVQLEAEKVGADVERMTVAINGFGYGGTNAHAILTEPQSSSASRTPLPQASSRPNTNVFPLSARSEAAARALAGTYAELLESTTDLDHFLEAAWTRRAHHRYRAGLAFADPADLAEGLRKISSGAAPVGSVVGRSAGSVFVFSGMGPQWWAMGRDLLNAGGAFASEAARIDNVFKAIAGWSIIEELLRPEDESQIASTAIAQPANFLVQVALTHELATFGITPSVVVGHSVGEVSAAYVAGMLSLDDALRVSHHRGRLQATTAGTGGMLAIGLPVDEIRPLLHEYTEVDIAAINSPSSVTVAGDPRSLESLSESLSERGVFTRILRVEVPYHSRRMDPILDELRAMLADIAPQQPSVPLYSTVTGEAATNWDADYWCDNVRQPVRFADAVKTLIRAGHRIFVEVGPHPVLSANIREILLAEGESGTTVSTLDRNRADAESIRQTIAGLYVAGHLDPADLFTKPAAHYHLPHYPWQRQLLHQELPEHVQAKYGTPDGYSMLGDPDLYDRLAWELRVSGQSLPWLADHVVNGACLIPGAAYLDAALSAAAARTGANTVTAEDVRFVAPLIVDPADGTILRTEFDEPSRRFTIRSRAAANTAWTVHATGRLVDGTYLVTKHSVPDTRDMTEIAPAALYAVLGTRGLTTGPNFQRIRSLHASAIEAVATVDARPESDVTRHLAHPCVIDAALQTVAPLIDQAVGRTYGTVVPIAVDAIRAFAPFTDDVTVIARRHVTDPMCADIVILDTEQRACMQIVGVRFGSITPGRGVLDHMDPLFYEEVWDLRDPLSLDALVPAEQTATLVVAVGDGPHPRAQELCDNLPHATYHEWTAVVGLEADAEAQLMQQLWDVSRHRPRLHVCVVAGHITDDTGALWALQRIAITTERFLDEQAGAGSEEKSVFGDGSVGDDSFYVSLVTERAFAHHTDVSVPNPSHAGLAGARRVMVGEQPRLRWRLIDVDPDTNMADLVSELLVPGAFSNDMADEVLLRSGLRFTPVIMRTLPQRLGEMAKIEPLHDPEANFTVEVPKSRIMSELGWRRCPRRSPGRGQVELHMQVVGLNYKDAIKVLGLLGERELAPTHFGTELGMEGVGVVTRVGPDVSEPQVGDVVITAAKGMLTRYHLAEAALCGKLLPASGHGGIRPEHCTSITAFLTAERSLLTLARLQPGETVLIHGAAGGVGSAAIQVAKARGAAVIGTARTDERRAYALAAGADHVIDSRSLNFVEDVYEITNGRGADVIISSAPGEILRHNFDAVAEFGRIVEVGKADIYQGGTLDLAAFDKNVGYFSIDMDRMLAHDSAGFVDLITSICEKFSNGTYQPLPVEVFGTADLARACEEVFRSDRTGRVAVRLNDVAPPVRPSWQEVVTDPEAAYMITGGYGGFGLATGRWLVRRGARHLILVGRSGATTEIAKKQLAQWRTVGIEVTEELLDVTDADAVNALVRRSHRAERPLRGIFHTAGAVADQRVADLELESLKRVYDAKVEGARALWAAVAEAGITLDQFAFYSSGGSMLGTMGQFSYTAANLALQCLTEEIVRQGQSAICIGWGHMSGLAGGMASDETAARYLNAAGFDPIDMDDGPIYLEAAMRLGITQAAIIPINWSKVNATVGHLRNLLRTAALVSAAADANSTGERLRANLAALDEGKRGEVVAYMLAEQLAAVMGVSAESIEIDIPVTELGLDSLMAVEFGARASQALGVHLATLQMGRTFDLRQAGSHIAEVITTGTGAAAA; encoded by the coding sequence GTGAGTCGTATCGCAATTGTGGGGATCGGGTGCCGGTACGCCGGCGGGATCGATTCCGCGGAGTCGTTCTGGGACTTTGTGGTGCGTAAGGGCGACGGTGTGGTGGACATACCGGCCGAGCGTTGGGACTATCGGCGTTACTACGACCCGGACAAGCGCGCCGCCGAACGGATGTACACCAAGCGAGCCGCATTCTTGGAATGCGATCCGTGGCAGTTCGATTCAGACTTCTTCGGCATCTCGCCGCGCGAAGGAACGACCCTGGATCCACAGCAGCGACTGATCATGGAGGTCGCGTGGGAAGCGCTCGACGACGCCGGCGTGGCCGGCCGGGTATCGGGCCGGCCGGTCGGTGTTTACGTTGGCGCGTTTACCACCGATCACGTGATCAACGCGGTTTCCGGCTCGGCCCTGGCCCACGTCAACATGCACTCGGCTGCCAGCGCGTCGTTCACCATGCTGTCGAATCGACTGGCGTATGCGCTTAACCTGAAGGGGCCCGCGCTCACCGTCGACACCGCGTGCTCGTCGTCACTGGTGGCGTTCCACCTTGCGTGCCAGGGGATTTCCATCGGTGATTGCGAAATGGCACTGGTTGGCGGGGTCAACATGATGCTGCAGCCGGAAACGTTCGTCACGATGTGCAAGGGCGGATTCCTGGCCACTGACGGACGTTGCAAGTCGTTCTCGGCCTCCGCCGACGGCTATGGCCGGGGCGAAGGAGCCGGGATGGTCCTGCTCCGCAAGCTCGACGACGCCGTGCGCGATGGGGACCGGATCTACGCGGTCGTGGAAGCCACCGGTTCCAATCAGGACGGCCGAACGACCGCGATCACCGTTCCCAGCTTGGATTCCCAAGAGGCACTGGCGCGTTCGGTGTGCGAACGGTCCGGCATCGCCCCCCATCGGGTCACCTACGTGGAGGCGCATGGCACCGGAACACCGGTCGGTGATCCGGTGGAGTTGCGCGCGCTCGGACGGGTATACGGCGCCGTTGAAGGGCGCAACGAACCGCTTCCGGTGGGGTCGGTGAAATCGACCTTGGGGCACACCGAGGCGGCCGCCGGCGTCGCCAGCGTGATCAAAGGCGCGCTAGCCGTCTACCACCGGACACTGCCGCCACAAGGCTGGTTCGAGGATCCCAATCCCGACATTCCGTTCGACGATCTGCGGATTGCGGTCCAGCTCGAGGCCGAGAAGGTTGGTGCCGACGTCGAGCGGATGACGGTCGCAATCAATGGGTTTGGGTACGGCGGCACCAATGCACATGCAATTCTCACCGAACCGCAGAGCTCATCAGCCTCGCGGACGCCGCTTCCCCAGGCGTCGAGCCGCCCCAACACAAACGTGTTTCCGCTTTCGGCGCGTAGCGAGGCCGCAGCACGTGCGCTGGCCGGTACGTACGCCGAGTTGCTGGAATCTACGACGGATCTTGACCACTTCCTCGAGGCGGCATGGACGCGCCGGGCGCACCACCGCTATCGTGCCGGACTTGCGTTCGCTGATCCCGCGGATCTCGCCGAGGGGCTGCGCAAGATCTCGTCCGGCGCTGCCCCCGTCGGATCGGTGGTGGGCCGCTCTGCCGGTTCGGTGTTCGTGTTCTCCGGTATGGGCCCGCAATGGTGGGCGATGGGCCGTGACCTGCTTAACGCCGGTGGCGCGTTCGCCTCGGAAGCGGCTCGCATTGACAACGTGTTCAAAGCTATCGCCGGCTGGTCCATCATCGAAGAACTGCTGCGCCCGGAGGACGAGTCACAGATTGCTTCAACGGCAATCGCGCAGCCGGCGAATTTCCTTGTCCAGGTGGCACTCACGCATGAACTCGCCACGTTCGGAATCACGCCGAGCGTTGTGGTCGGGCACAGCGTCGGTGAGGTCTCCGCGGCGTATGTCGCCGGGATGCTGTCATTGGACGACGCGCTGCGGGTTTCCCACCACCGCGGGAGGCTGCAGGCGACGACGGCGGGTACCGGCGGCATGCTCGCAATAGGGTTGCCCGTCGACGAGATACGACCGCTGCTGCACGAATACACCGAAGTCGACATTGCGGCAATCAACAGCCCGTCGTCGGTGACCGTGGCCGGCGATCCGCGTAGCTTGGAAAGCCTCTCCGAGAGCTTAAGTGAGCGTGGCGTTTTCACTCGGATACTGCGGGTAGAAGTGCCGTATCACAGCCGGCGAATGGACCCAATCCTCGACGAACTGCGGGCCATGCTGGCCGACATCGCACCGCAACAACCAAGCGTCCCCCTGTACTCCACGGTCACCGGCGAAGCCGCCACCAACTGGGATGCCGACTACTGGTGCGACAACGTACGCCAACCCGTGCGATTCGCCGATGCGGTCAAGACACTGATCCGTGCCGGACACCGCATCTTTGTTGAGGTCGGCCCACACCCCGTCCTGTCAGCGAACATTCGCGAAATCTTGCTGGCAGAAGGCGAATCGGGCACCACGGTTTCAACCCTGGATCGTAACCGCGCGGACGCTGAAAGCATCCGGCAAACGATCGCCGGACTGTACGTGGCCGGGCATCTGGACCCAGCCGACCTGTTCACGAAACCCGCTGCGCATTACCATCTTCCGCACTACCCCTGGCAGCGACAACTCTTGCACCAAGAGCTACCCGAACACGTGCAAGCCAAGTACGGCACCCCCGACGGTTACTCGATGCTCGGCGACCCAGACCTCTATGACCGGCTCGCCTGGGAACTGCGAGTAAGTGGGCAATCGCTGCCGTGGCTCGCGGATCACGTTGTCAATGGCGCCTGCTTGATTCCTGGCGCAGCGTATCTGGATGCCGCGCTGAGCGCCGCCGCAGCGCGCACCGGAGCCAACACCGTGACGGCCGAAGATGTGCGGTTCGTCGCGCCGTTAATTGTCGACCCTGCAGACGGCACCATACTGCGCACCGAGTTCGATGAACCGAGTCGCCGGTTCACCATTCGCTCTCGCGCCGCCGCCAACACGGCGTGGACGGTCCACGCCACCGGCCGCCTGGTTGACGGAACTTACCTGGTCACCAAACATTCCGTCCCCGACACCCGCGACATGACGGAGATCGCGCCGGCGGCGCTCTACGCGGTTCTGGGTACTCGAGGACTGACCACCGGCCCGAACTTTCAGCGCATCCGGTCGCTACACGCCAGCGCCATCGAGGCGGTCGCCACCGTGGACGCACGGCCAGAGTCCGACGTGACAAGGCACTTGGCTCATCCTTGCGTCATTGATGCTGCGTTGCAAACCGTGGCTCCACTCATTGACCAAGCCGTTGGTCGCACTTACGGAACCGTGGTGCCGATCGCGGTCGACGCGATCCGTGCCTTCGCTCCATTCACCGATGACGTGACCGTGATCGCCCGCCGGCACGTCACCGATCCGATGTGCGCCGACATCGTGATCCTCGACACCGAACAACGCGCATGCATGCAGATTGTCGGCGTTCGATTCGGCTCCATCACTCCCGGACGTGGGGTGCTGGACCACATGGATCCGCTCTTCTACGAAGAGGTTTGGGATCTACGTGATCCGCTCAGCCTCGATGCGCTGGTGCCCGCTGAGCAAACGGCGACGTTGGTGGTGGCAGTTGGGGACGGGCCGCACCCGCGGGCCCAGGAACTGTGCGACAACCTGCCGCACGCCACCTACCACGAGTGGACTGCCGTTGTGGGCCTTGAGGCAGATGCCGAAGCCCAACTCATGCAACAGCTCTGGGACGTATCACGGCATCGTCCGCGACTTCATGTCTGTGTCGTTGCGGGGCATATCACCGACGACACCGGCGCGCTGTGGGCGCTGCAACGGATCGCCATCACCACCGAGAGGTTTCTCGACGAGCAGGCGGGCGCGGGATCCGAGGAGAAGTCGGTGTTCGGCGACGGTTCGGTTGGCGACGACTCCTTCTATGTCAGCCTGGTCACCGAACGAGCGTTTGCCCACCATACCGATGTTTCGGTGCCCAACCCCAGTCATGCCGGCCTGGCCGGAGCACGGCGCGTCATGGTCGGCGAGCAGCCACGGTTGCGTTGGCGTCTGATTGACGTCGACCCGGACACCAACATGGCCGACCTTGTTTCGGAATTGCTGGTGCCCGGCGCATTCAGCAACGACATGGCCGATGAAGTGCTGTTGCGCAGCGGTTTACGGTTCACCCCCGTCATTATGCGTACGCTGCCGCAGCGGCTCGGCGAGATGGCCAAGATCGAGCCGCTCCACGACCCGGAAGCAAACTTCACTGTCGAGGTTCCAAAGTCGCGAATCATGTCCGAACTCGGTTGGCGGCGCTGCCCTCGGCGGTCCCCGGGCCGCGGTCAAGTGGAGCTGCACATGCAGGTCGTCGGCTTGAACTATAAGGACGCCATCAAGGTGCTCGGCCTTCTAGGTGAACGAGAGTTGGCGCCAACACATTTCGGCACTGAGCTGGGCATGGAAGGCGTCGGGGTGGTGACCCGCGTCGGACCCGACGTCAGCGAGCCGCAGGTTGGAGACGTTGTCATCACCGCAGCCAAGGGCATGCTGACCCGGTATCACCTCGCCGAGGCGGCGTTGTGCGGGAAGCTATTGCCGGCCTCCGGGCACGGCGGCATCCGTCCCGAGCACTGCACCAGCATCACCGCGTTTCTCACTGCCGAGCGTTCGCTGCTGACCTTGGCGCGATTGCAGCCGGGTGAGACGGTGCTGATTCATGGTGCTGCCGGCGGCGTGGGATCGGCTGCGATTCAGGTCGCCAAGGCCCGCGGCGCAGCGGTTATCGGTACCGCCCGCACCGATGAACGCCGTGCCTATGCGCTGGCCGCCGGCGCTGACCATGTGATCGATTCACGTTCGCTGAATTTCGTCGAGGACGTGTACGAGATCACCAACGGCCGCGGCGCCGACGTGATCATCAGCAGCGCGCCAGGGGAGATCCTGCGCCACAACTTCGATGCGGTCGCCGAGTTCGGCCGCATCGTGGAGGTCGGCAAGGCCGACATCTACCAAGGTGGCACTTTGGATTTGGCGGCGTTCGACAAGAACGTCGGCTACTTCTCGATCGACATGGACCGAATGCTGGCTCACGACTCGGCGGGCTTCGTGGATCTGATCACCAGCATCTGCGAAAAGTTCAGCAACGGCACCTACCAGCCGCTGCCGGTGGAGGTTTTCGGCACCGCGGACCTAGCCCGGGCATGCGAGGAGGTATTCCGCTCCGACCGGACCGGACGCGTTGCGGTGCGGCTCAACGACGTTGCGCCACCGGTGCGGCCCAGCTGGCAGGAGGTCGTCACCGACCCCGAAGCCGCCTACATGATCACCGGCGGATACGGCGGATTCGGACTGGCAACCGGACGCTGGCTGGTCCGGCGCGGCGCCCGACACCTAATCCTGGTCGGCAGGAGCGGCGCGACAACAGAGATAGCGAAAAAGCAACTGGCGCAGTGGCGGACAGTGGGGATCGAGGTCACCGAGGAATTGCTCGACGTGACCGACGCCGACGCGGTGAACGCGCTGGTGCGCCGCAGCCACCGCGCCGAGCGCCCGTTGCGTGGCATTTTCCATACCGCGGGTGCCGTTGCCGATCAGCGGGTCGCTGATCTGGAACTGGAAAGCCTCAAGCGTGTCTACGACGCCAAGGTCGAGGGGGCTCGCGCGCTGTGGGCGGCCGTCGCCGAGGCTGGTATCACACTTGACCAGTTCGCGTTCTACTCCTCTGGCGGTTCGATGTTGGGCACCATGGGGCAATTCAGTTACACCGCGGCCAATCTCGCGTTGCAGTGTCTTACCGAGGAGATCGTCCGCCAAGGGCAGTCCGCGATCTGCATCGGCTGGGGCCACATGTCCGGTTTGGCGGGCGGTATGGCCTCCGACGAAACCGCCGCGCGGTATCTCAATGCCGCCGGCTTTGATCCGATCGACATGGATGACGGCCCAATCTATTTGGAAGCGGCCATGCGATTGGGCATCACGCAAGCGGCGATCATCCCGATCAACTGGTCCAAGGTGAACGCCACGGTAGGTCACTTACGGAACCTGCTACGCACCGCCGCGCTCGTTTCCGCCGCGGCCGACGCGAATTCGACCGGGGAACGCCTGCGCGCCAACCTGGCCGCGCTCGACGAGGGCAAGCGCGGCGAGGTGGTGGCGTACATGCTCGCGGAACAGTTGGCCGCCGTCATGGGTGTATCGGCCGAGTCGATCGAGATCGACATCCCGGTAACCGAACTCGGCCTGGACTCACTCATGGCCGTGGAGTTCGGTGCCCGCGCCAGTCAAGCGCTTGGTGTGCATCTGGCCACGTTGCAAATGGGACGCACCTTCGACCTTCGGCAGGCGGGATCGCACATCGCCGAAGTCATCACCACGGGAACTGGAGCCGCAGCAGCATGA